A region from the Mycolicibacterium litorale genome encodes:
- a CDS encoding acyl-CoA dehydrogenase family protein — protein sequence MEPTFSLELPDDVVSVRDWVHEFARDVVRPAAAEWDEREETPWPIIEEAAKVGLYTPDLFAQMAGETSGIGLITVFEELFWGDAGIALSILATGLAAAALASNGTPQQIGDWLPAMFGTPGDTKVAAFCSSEPGAGSDVGAVRTRAVYDEAADEWVLNGTKTWATNGGIANVHVVVASVYPDLGTRGQASFIVPPGTRGLSQGQKFKKHGIRASHTAEVVLDNVRIPGELILGGREKFEKRMARAKEGQRTASQAAMATFERTRPFVGAMALGVARAAYEYALDYACQREQFGRKIGEFQAVAFKLADMKARIDASRMLVWRAGWMHRNNKAFTAAEGSMAKLYASETAVYVTDEAIQILGGNGYTRDYPVERMHRDAKIFTIFEGTSEIQRLVIGRALTGLPIR from the coding sequence ATGGAGCCGACCTTCTCGCTCGAACTTCCCGACGACGTGGTCTCCGTGCGTGACTGGGTGCACGAGTTCGCGCGCGACGTGGTGCGTCCCGCGGCGGCGGAATGGGATGAGCGCGAGGAGACCCCATGGCCGATCATCGAGGAAGCGGCGAAGGTCGGGCTCTACACGCCGGACCTCTTCGCCCAGATGGCGGGGGAGACCAGCGGCATCGGCCTGATCACGGTGTTCGAGGAACTCTTCTGGGGCGACGCGGGTATCGCGTTGTCGATCCTGGCGACCGGGCTCGCCGCGGCGGCGCTGGCGTCCAACGGCACACCGCAGCAGATCGGCGACTGGCTGCCCGCGATGTTCGGCACCCCGGGTGACACGAAGGTGGCCGCGTTCTGCTCCTCGGAGCCGGGGGCCGGCTCCGATGTCGGTGCGGTGCGCACCCGCGCCGTCTATGACGAGGCCGCCGACGAATGGGTTCTCAACGGAACCAAGACCTGGGCCACCAACGGCGGTATCGCCAACGTCCACGTGGTGGTGGCCTCGGTGTACCCGGATCTCGGCACCCGCGGTCAGGCCAGCTTCATCGTGCCGCCGGGAACCCGTGGACTGTCGCAGGGACAGAAGTTCAAAAAGCACGGAATCAGGGCTTCGCACACCGCGGAAGTGGTGCTCGACAACGTCCGCATCCCCGGTGAGCTCATCCTGGGCGGCCGTGAGAAGTTCGAGAAGCGGATGGCGCGGGCCAAGGAGGGGCAGCGGACGGCGAGTCAGGCCGCGATGGCCACGTTCGAGCGGACCCGTCCGTTCGTGGGGGCGATGGCCCTCGGGGTGGCGAGGGCGGCTTACGAGTACGCACTCGATTACGCTTGCCAGCGCGAGCAATTCGGCCGCAAGATCGGCGAGTTCCAGGCGGTGGCGTTCAAGCTCGCCGACATGAAAGCCAGGATCGACGCCAGCCGGATGCTGGTGTGGCGGGCCGGGTGGATGCACCGCAACAACAAGGCGTTCACCGCCGCCGAAGGGTCCATGGCCAAGCTCTACGCCAGCGAGACCGCCGTCTACGTCACCGACGAGGCGATCCAGATCCTCGGCGGCAACGGCTACACCCGCGACTATCCGGTCGAGCGGATGCACCGTGACGCGAAGATCTTCACGATCTTCGAGGGCACCAGCGAGATCCAACGTCTGGTGATCGGCCGTGCCCTGACCGGGCTGCCGATCCGCTAG
- a CDS encoding flavodoxin family protein: MTTSEQNRPLRALALTCSLKPSPAPSSTAVIADQLLEPMRTAGVECESVRCVDHNLLPGVEADMGPGDQWPAILEKIVAADILVVATPTWVGHMSSVAQRVLERLDAELSETDDAGRPRQVGKVALAAVVGNEDGAHKIVADLFQALNDIGFTIPAQGCTYWNDEAMGGRDFKDLDETPEAVASTTANAARNAMHLARVLRDNPYPPYS; the protein is encoded by the coding sequence ATGACGACATCTGAACAGAACCGGCCCCTGCGCGCGCTCGCCCTGACGTGCAGCCTCAAGCCCAGCCCGGCCCCGTCGAGCACCGCGGTGATCGCCGACCAACTGCTGGAGCCGATGCGCACGGCCGGCGTCGAATGCGAATCGGTGCGCTGCGTCGACCACAACCTTCTACCCGGCGTCGAGGCCGACATGGGCCCCGGTGACCAGTGGCCGGCCATCCTGGAGAAGATCGTCGCCGCCGACATCCTCGTCGTCGCCACCCCGACGTGGGTGGGACACATGTCCAGCGTCGCGCAGCGGGTGCTCGAACGCCTCGACGCCGAACTGTCCGAGACCGACGACGCCGGCCGGCCCCGGCAGGTCGGCAAGGTCGCGCTCGCCGCGGTCGTCGGCAACGAGGACGGCGCCCACAAGATCGTCGCCGATCTGTTCCAGGCGCTCAACGACATCGGCTTCACCATCCCCGCGCAGGGCTGCACCTACTGGAACGACGAGGCGATGGGCGGCCGGGACTTCAAGGACCTCGACGAAACACCGGAAGCCGTCGCGAGCACCACCGCGAACGCGGCCCGCAACGCCATGCACCTGGCCAGGGTGCTGCGCGACAACCCGTATCCGCCGTACTCCTGA
- a CDS encoding acyl-CoA thioesterase domain-containing protein translates to MSERPAHFEPTDDGAFLPTRFAQSHWGEDHLNGPAVVGLAARVLEREFGLDDFLPARLTVDLFKAARGVPTTAKTNLVRDGRRVRNSECELVQDGVTVARATLVQYRRAEAPRGEEWTASAEFDIPSHADPARSIHLGSDEKGWTQAIVDHQNTARKRTWTRSIQVVAGTENSPFVNAVAAAEGTSLVTNLGTAGVGYINGDLTVALSRLPVDEWVGVQADSHWVADGISVGTATLYDRAGAFGSGMVTAVSNPAAQIDFGNDPFPSRTH, encoded by the coding sequence ATGAGCGAGCGACCCGCCCACTTCGAACCGACCGACGACGGTGCGTTCCTGCCCACCCGGTTCGCACAGAGCCACTGGGGCGAGGACCACCTCAACGGTCCCGCGGTGGTGGGCCTGGCCGCCCGGGTGCTCGAACGGGAATTCGGCCTCGACGACTTCTTGCCGGCCCGCCTCACCGTCGACCTGTTCAAGGCGGCCCGCGGTGTCCCGACGACAGCCAAGACCAACCTGGTGCGCGACGGCAGGCGGGTGCGCAACTCCGAGTGTGAGCTCGTGCAGGACGGGGTCACCGTCGCACGCGCCACGCTCGTGCAGTACCGCCGGGCGGAGGCGCCGCGCGGCGAGGAGTGGACTGCGTCCGCCGAGTTCGACATCCCCTCCCACGCCGATCCGGCGCGGTCCATCCACCTCGGCAGCGACGAGAAGGGATGGACGCAGGCGATCGTCGACCACCAGAACACCGCCCGCAAGCGCACCTGGACTCGCTCCATCCAGGTGGTCGCGGGCACCGAGAATTCGCCGTTCGTCAACGCGGTCGCGGCCGCGGAGGGCACCAGCCTGGTCACCAACCTCGGCACGGCGGGGGTCGGCTACATCAACGGCGATCTCACCGTCGCACTGTCCCGGCTGCCGGTCGACGAGTGGGTCGGGGTGCAGGCCGATTCCCACTGGGTCGCCGACGGCATCTCCGTGGGCACCGCGACGCTGTACGACCGGGCGGGAGCGTTCGGCTCGGGCATGGTGACCGCGGTCAGCAACCCCGCGGCACAGATCGATTTCGGGAACGACCCCTTTCCCTCCAGGACGCACTGA
- a CDS encoding FGGY-family carbohydrate kinase, which translates to MDLLLGIDIGTGSTKGLLVDTAGTVIASETLAHSMSLPRPGWVEADAEGLWWREVCRISSALMAQVPGDGVVAGMCVSGVGPCLVLCDDRLRPLRPAILYGIDTRATAEIASLTEELGEEAILERAGTLLSSQAVGPKLEWVRRHEPEVFDRATGWYGSNSYIAAKLTGEYVIDHHTASQCDPLYATRSFGWNHDWAARVCGHLPLPRLVWPSDVVGTVTAEAAAATGVPVGTPVSAGTIDAYSEAFSVGVRQPGDQMLMYGSTMFLVQVIDEYHSDPTLWTTTGVEQNSLALAAGTSTAGSLIGWLQATTGGASFEELTAEASAVPPGSEGLLMLPYLAGERTPVFDPQARGVVAGLTLRHGRGHLFRAAYEGISFGIRQILERFDDAHSAKRTVAVGGGLRSPVWAQALSDITGRPQLVPEQAIGASYGDALLAAIGTGLVDPSTDWTRMAREIQPDPRRRALYDDLYDTWRGLYPATRDQVHRLSALDPD; encoded by the coding sequence GTGGATCTGCTGCTCGGTATCGACATCGGAACGGGGAGCACCAAGGGCCTACTCGTCGACACCGCCGGAACGGTGATCGCCTCGGAGACCCTCGCCCACTCCATGAGCCTGCCGCGCCCCGGCTGGGTGGAGGCCGACGCCGAGGGCCTCTGGTGGCGCGAGGTGTGCCGGATCAGCAGCGCGCTGATGGCCCAGGTGCCCGGTGACGGGGTGGTCGCCGGGATGTGCGTGAGCGGGGTCGGTCCCTGCCTGGTGCTCTGCGACGATCGGTTGCGGCCGCTGCGGCCGGCGATCCTGTACGGCATCGACACCCGCGCGACCGCCGAGATCGCTTCCTTGACAGAGGAACTCGGTGAAGAGGCCATCCTCGAGCGGGCGGGGACACTGCTGTCCAGCCAGGCCGTCGGTCCGAAGCTGGAGTGGGTACGGCGCCATGAACCCGAGGTGTTCGACCGCGCGACGGGCTGGTACGGCTCGAATTCGTACATCGCCGCCAAGCTGACCGGTGAGTACGTCATCGACCACCACACGGCCAGCCAGTGCGATCCGCTCTACGCCACCCGCAGCTTCGGCTGGAACCACGATTGGGCCGCCCGCGTCTGCGGTCACCTGCCGTTGCCCCGGCTGGTGTGGCCGAGCGACGTGGTGGGCACCGTCACCGCCGAGGCGGCCGCCGCGACCGGCGTCCCGGTAGGCACTCCGGTGTCGGCCGGCACCATCGACGCGTATTCGGAGGCGTTCTCGGTGGGCGTGCGCCAACCCGGCGATCAGATGCTGATGTACGGGTCGACGATGTTCCTCGTCCAGGTCATCGACGAGTACCACAGCGATCCGACGCTGTGGACCACCACGGGAGTGGAGCAGAACAGCCTCGCACTGGCCGCGGGAACGTCGACGGCGGGCAGCCTGATCGGCTGGTTGCAGGCCACCACCGGCGGCGCGTCGTTCGAGGAGTTGACCGCCGAGGCGTCGGCGGTGCCACCGGGCAGCGAGGGGCTGCTGATGCTGCCGTACCTCGCCGGTGAGCGCACGCCGGTGTTCGACCCGCAGGCCCGCGGCGTGGTGGCGGGGTTGACGCTGCGCCACGGCAGGGGACACCTGTTCCGGGCTGCCTACGAAGGGATCTCGTTCGGGATCCGGCAGATCCTCGAACGGTTCGACGACGCCCACAGCGCGAAGAGGACGGTCGCGGTCGGTGGCGGTCTGCGCAGCCCGGTGTGGGCGCAGGCGCTCAGCGACATCACCGGCCGCCCGCAACTCGTGCCCGAGCAGGCGATCGGCGCCAGCTACGGCGATGCACTGCTCGCCGCGATCGGGACGGGTCTGGTCGATCCCAGTACCGACTGGACGCGGATGGCACGCGAGATCCAGCCCGACCCGCGGCGCCGCGCCCTCTACGACGACCTCTACGACACCTGGCGCGGGTTGTATCCGGCCACCCGCGATCAGGTGCACCGGTTGTCCGCGCTCGACCCGGACTGA
- a CDS encoding sugar-binding transcriptional regulator — MPRSAQPTTPPGVDGPSSDGDAGHFPASLLYAAAKLYYTEDATQAEVATQLGTSRATVSRLLAEAKRRGIVRIEVVPPAELTSGDLGDRLARALSLTTVFLSHPLPQPGPGRGIVDVMGAALAPAVGRALSGAGLLPGDVLLVSSGRTVYEVAQYDLVPLPGVLVAPTVGGNDQPEEWYQTNEITRRVANRVNGRPNYLFAPALPGPDLYPSLLNDPSIQRVLHLWPHARCALMGVGAPPLMRSDIPQFVPTRSNSLRAAVGDVCSRFYDKDGNEVDFEGSDRLIAVELEALRHVPVTIAVAVGRDKVSSIVAGARGGYFNQLVTDPATAAAILETVDG; from the coding sequence GTGCCCCGGTCCGCACAGCCCACAACCCCGCCCGGTGTCGACGGTCCGTCGTCCGACGGCGACGCCGGTCACTTCCCGGCGTCGCTCCTCTACGCCGCGGCGAAGCTGTACTACACCGAGGACGCCACCCAGGCCGAGGTCGCCACGCAGCTCGGCACCAGCCGGGCGACCGTCAGCCGCCTGCTCGCCGAAGCGAAACGCCGCGGCATCGTGCGCATCGAAGTGGTGCCGCCCGCGGAGCTGACCTCCGGAGACCTCGGCGACCGGCTGGCGCGGGCGCTGTCGTTGACGACGGTGTTCCTCAGCCACCCACTGCCCCAGCCCGGACCCGGACGCGGCATCGTCGACGTGATGGGGGCCGCGCTGGCACCGGCGGTCGGGCGGGCCCTTTCCGGTGCGGGGCTGCTACCCGGTGACGTGTTGCTGGTGTCGTCGGGTCGCACGGTCTACGAGGTCGCCCAGTACGACCTCGTGCCGCTGCCCGGCGTCCTGGTGGCGCCGACGGTCGGCGGCAACGACCAGCCCGAGGAGTGGTACCAGACCAACGAGATCACCCGCCGCGTCGCCAACCGGGTCAACGGCAGGCCCAACTACCTGTTCGCCCCGGCGCTGCCCGGGCCGGACCTGTACCCGTCACTGCTCAACGATCCGAGCATCCAACGCGTGTTGCACCTGTGGCCGCATGCCCGTTGCGCGCTGATGGGCGTCGGCGCGCCGCCGCTGATGCGGTCGGACATCCCGCAGTTCGTCCCGACGCGGTCGAATTCGTTGCGCGCGGCGGTCGGCGACGTGTGCTCGCGGTTCTACGACAAGGACGGCAACGAAGTCGACTTCGAGGGCAGCGACCGTCTGATCGCCGTGGAGCTCGAGGCGCTGCGCCACGTCCCGGTGACGATCGCGGTCGCGGTGGGCCGCGACAAGGTCTCCTCGATCGTGGCGGGCGCCCGCGGCGGTTACTTCAATCAACTGGTCACCGATCCGGCGACCGCGGCGGCGATCCTCGAGACCGTCGACGGCTGA
- the eltD gene encoding erythritol/L-threitol dehyrogenase, with translation MPDQIPEKMQAVVCHGPHDYRLEEIAVPQRGPGEALIRVEAVGICASDLKCYHGAAKFWGDENRPAWAETMVIPGHEFVGTVVELDDEAAQRWGIAVGDRVVSEQIVPCWECRFCKRGQYHMCQPHDLYGFKRRTPGAMASYMVYPAEALVHKVSKDIKPQHAAFAEPLSCSLHAVERAQITFEDTVVVAGCGPIGLGMIAGARAKNPMRVIALDMAPEKLKLAEKCGADLTINIAEQDAEKIVKDLTDGYGADVYLEGTGHTSAVPQGLNLLRKLGRYVEYGVFGSDVKVDWSIISDDKELDVLGAHLGPYCWPAAIKMIESGVLPMDEICTHQLPLTEFQKGLDLVASGKESVKVSLIPA, from the coding sequence ATGCCCGATCAGATTCCGGAGAAGATGCAGGCAGTGGTCTGCCACGGACCGCACGACTACCGCCTCGAGGAGATCGCGGTACCGCAGCGCGGGCCCGGCGAAGCACTGATCAGGGTGGAAGCGGTCGGCATCTGCGCCAGTGACCTGAAGTGCTACCACGGGGCGGCGAAGTTCTGGGGTGACGAGAACCGGCCGGCGTGGGCCGAGACCATGGTGATCCCGGGCCACGAATTCGTCGGCACGGTGGTCGAACTCGACGACGAGGCCGCGCAGCGGTGGGGGATCGCGGTCGGTGACCGCGTGGTCTCCGAGCAGATCGTGCCGTGCTGGGAGTGCCGCTTCTGCAAGCGCGGCCAGTACCACATGTGCCAGCCCCACGACCTATACGGCTTCAAGCGCCGCACCCCGGGAGCGATGGCCAGCTACATGGTCTATCCGGCAGAAGCGTTGGTGCACAAGGTGTCCAAGGACATCAAGCCTCAGCACGCCGCCTTCGCCGAACCGCTGTCGTGCTCGCTGCACGCCGTGGAGCGGGCGCAGATCACCTTCGAGGACACCGTCGTGGTCGCCGGCTGCGGTCCGATCGGATTGGGCATGATCGCCGGTGCGCGGGCGAAGAACCCGATGCGCGTCATCGCTTTGGACATGGCGCCCGAAAAGCTCAAGCTGGCCGAGAAGTGCGGTGCCGACCTCACCATCAACATCGCCGAGCAGGACGCCGAGAAGATCGTCAAGGACCTCACCGACGGTTACGGCGCCGACGTCTACCTCGAGGGCACCGGTCACACCTCCGCGGTCCCGCAGGGACTCAACCTGCTGCGCAAGCTCGGCCGCTACGTCGAGTACGGCGTCTTCGGCAGCGACGTCAAAGTCGACTGGAGCATCATCAGCGACGACAAGGAACTCGACGTCCTCGGCGCGCACCTCGGGCCGTACTGCTGGCCCGCCGCGATCAAGATGATCGAGTCCGGGGTCTTGCCGATGGACGAGATCTGCACACATCAGCTGCCGCTCACCGAGTTCCAGAAGGGCCTCGATCTGGTGGCCAGCGGTAAAGAGTCGGTCAAGGTTTCGCTGATCCCCGCCTGA
- a CDS encoding ABC transporter substrate-binding protein encodes MSRDRVAQQRQLSRRNMLAAMGMAGAAAATLPVLSACGVGGKASAPNGASEVSGGFDWRKAAGSTINILQTPHPYQQSYQPLLKEFSELTGITVNVDLVPEADYFTKLNTELAGGTGKHDAFMLGAYFIWQYGPPGWIEDLNPWLQNSSATNAEYDFEDIFEGLRTSTRWDFSLGNPLGTGGQWAIPWGFENNVVAYNKAYFDRRGITRLPDNFDDFVQLAVDLTDRSENRYGIATRGSKSWATIHPGFMTQYVREGAVDYTFDGRDLVAEMASDKAVDFTKKWIQMQHEAGPTSWTTYDYPNATGDLGDGKAMMVYDADSATYPKNKPGASLQAGNLGWYPGPAGPDGNYKTNLWTWTWAMNANSRNKLPAWLFIQWATGKDSMNKAVEGGIYADPVRQSVFDTTFKRIAADQYGYLETFETVIPTSKIQFTPQKKFFDTTKDWAVALQDIYGGDDAASRLRSLAKTNTSKVNL; translated from the coding sequence ATGAGTCGAGATCGGGTCGCGCAGCAACGTCAGCTGTCGCGCCGGAACATGCTGGCCGCCATGGGGATGGCCGGAGCCGCCGCGGCCACCCTGCCGGTGCTGTCCGCGTGCGGCGTCGGCGGCAAGGCCAGCGCACCGAACGGGGCGTCGGAGGTCAGTGGCGGATTCGACTGGCGCAAGGCGGCCGGATCCACCATCAACATCCTGCAGACCCCGCACCCGTACCAACAGTCGTATCAGCCGCTGCTCAAGGAGTTCAGCGAACTCACCGGCATCACCGTGAACGTCGACCTGGTGCCCGAGGCCGACTACTTCACCAAGCTCAACACCGAGCTCGCCGGTGGCACCGGCAAGCACGACGCTTTCATGCTCGGTGCCTACTTCATCTGGCAGTACGGTCCGCCCGGCTGGATCGAGGACCTCAACCCGTGGCTGCAGAACAGTTCGGCCACCAACGCCGAGTACGACTTCGAGGACATCTTCGAGGGTCTGCGCACCTCGACCCGGTGGGACTTCTCGCTGGGGAACCCGCTGGGCACCGGCGGCCAGTGGGCGATTCCGTGGGGCTTCGAGAACAACGTCGTCGCCTACAACAAGGCGTATTTCGACCGGCGGGGCATCACGCGGCTGCCCGACAACTTCGACGACTTCGTGCAGTTGGCGGTCGATCTCACCGATCGCTCGGAGAACCGGTACGGCATCGCCACCCGCGGATCGAAGTCATGGGCCACCATCCACCCGGGCTTCATGACCCAGTACGTGCGGGAAGGCGCGGTCGACTATACGTTCGACGGTCGGGACCTGGTCGCGGAGATGGCCAGCGACAAAGCGGTCGACTTCACCAAGAAGTGGATCCAGATGCAGCACGAGGCCGGACCCACCTCGTGGACCACCTACGACTATCCCAACGCCACAGGCGATCTCGGCGACGGCAAGGCCATGATGGTCTACGACGCCGACAGCGCGACGTATCCGAAGAACAAGCCGGGCGCCAGTCTGCAGGCGGGAAACCTCGGCTGGTATCCCGGCCCGGCCGGCCCCGACGGCAACTACAAGACGAACCTGTGGACGTGGACCTGGGCCATGAACGCCAACTCCCGCAACAAGTTGCCGGCCTGGCTGTTCATCCAGTGGGCCACCGGCAAGGACTCGATGAACAAGGCCGTCGAGGGCGGCATCTACGCCGATCCCGTGCGGCAGTCCGTGTTCGACACGACGTTCAAGCGGATCGCCGCCGACCAGTACGGGTATCTCGAGACCTTCGAGACGGTCATCCCCACGTCGAAGATCCAGTTCACCCCGCAGAAGAAGTTCTTCGACACCACGAAGGACTGGGCCGTCGCGTTGCAGGACATCTACGGCGGGGATGACGCGGCTTCGCGGCTGCGCAGCCTGGCCAAGACCAACACCTCCAAGGTCAACCTCTAG
- a CDS encoding carbohydrate ABC transporter permease, which yields MTTQTPKAPEASPEQSAQAPGRALPEVPSWRRKLRPYLLSIPALVIVIGILYPFFVGAYYAFLNYAAVNPDPHFVWFENFASVLGDQIFWKSVQVTGVFAVVATAVETVLGVGLALLLNRSSIIGKIFEKVLILPLMIAPVIAGVIWKLMFNPQFGILNHVLGLGNTFDWLSSGNALWSVILVDLWIFTPFVAILVLAGIRSLPKEPFEASEVDGASWFYMFRKLMLPMLWPYILVAVIFRFMDNLKVFDHIYVLTAGGPGVATRTLQIGAFEDSIINLDYSRGSTYMLLLWIIVFITARYLVSVLGKAQRRAAGAES from the coding sequence ATGACCACTCAGACCCCCAAGGCGCCGGAGGCCTCGCCCGAACAGTCAGCGCAGGCGCCCGGCCGCGCGCTGCCCGAGGTGCCGTCGTGGCGGCGCAAGCTGCGGCCCTACCTGCTGTCGATTCCGGCGCTCGTCATCGTGATCGGGATTCTGTACCCGTTCTTCGTCGGTGCGTACTACGCCTTCCTCAACTACGCGGCGGTCAATCCCGACCCGCACTTCGTCTGGTTCGAGAACTTCGCGTCCGTCCTGGGTGACCAGATCTTCTGGAAGAGCGTCCAGGTCACCGGCGTCTTCGCCGTCGTGGCCACCGCGGTCGAGACCGTGCTTGGCGTCGGGTTGGCGCTGCTGCTCAACCGGTCCAGCATCATCGGGAAGATCTTCGAGAAGGTGCTGATCCTGCCGCTGATGATCGCGCCGGTGATCGCGGGCGTGATCTGGAAGCTGATGTTCAACCCGCAGTTCGGCATCCTCAATCACGTTCTCGGACTGGGCAACACGTTCGACTGGCTGTCGTCGGGCAATGCACTGTGGTCGGTCATCCTCGTCGACCTGTGGATCTTCACGCCGTTCGTGGCGATCCTGGTGCTCGCGGGGATCCGGTCGCTGCCCAAGGAGCCGTTCGAAGCCTCCGAGGTCGACGGCGCGAGCTGGTTCTACATGTTCCGCAAGCTGATGCTGCCGATGCTGTGGCCCTACATCCTGGTGGCCGTCATCTTCCGGTTCATGGACAACCTCAAGGTGTTCGACCACATCTACGTGCTCACCGCCGGCGGACCGGGTGTCGCCACCCGAACGCTGCAGATCGGCGCGTTCGAGGACTCGATCATCAACCTCGACTACTCGCGCGGCAGCACCTACATGCTGCTGCTGTGGATCATCGTGTTCATCACCGCGCGCTACCTCGTCAGCGTGCTCGGCAAAGCGCAGCGCCGTGCTGCCGGAGCGGAGTCGTAA
- a CDS encoding carbohydrate ABC transporter permease, with translation MALFSRTELAPGQKRLSIGSVAADVGLVFWFLFSLFPIFWMLMLALKNAEQQTTTYFSFSPTWSNFATVLSDKGTQMTSVDFKASLLTSLINCGGAVIVSLVIGIPAAYAAGRWQYKGSNDLMFQMLSFRFAPELMVIVPLFVIYNQIGLFDTKVGMIWVLQLVTMPLVVWILRSYFQDLPEDLEQAALLDGYTRKRAFLMVALPIVRPGIAAAALLAFIFAWNNYVFPLILADTNAGTVTVAITKFLGGGGQAYYNLTAAAAIIAALPPLILALTIQRYLVRGLSFGAVKA, from the coding sequence ATGGCACTGTTCAGCAGAACCGAACTCGCTCCCGGCCAGAAGCGGCTGTCGATCGGTTCGGTGGCCGCCGACGTGGGACTGGTGTTCTGGTTCCTGTTCTCGCTGTTCCCGATCTTCTGGATGCTGATGCTGGCGTTGAAGAACGCCGAACAGCAGACCACCACGTACTTCTCGTTCAGCCCGACGTGGTCGAACTTCGCGACCGTGCTGTCCGACAAGGGCACCCAGATGACGAGCGTCGACTTCAAGGCCTCGCTGCTGACGAGCCTGATCAACTGCGGTGGTGCGGTGATCGTGTCGCTGGTGATCGGCATCCCCGCCGCCTACGCCGCGGGACGCTGGCAGTACAAGGGCAGCAACGACCTGATGTTCCAGATGCTGTCGTTCCGGTTCGCCCCCGAGCTCATGGTGATCGTGCCGCTGTTCGTGATCTACAACCAGATCGGGCTGTTCGACACCAAGGTCGGCATGATCTGGGTGCTTCAGCTGGTGACGATGCCGCTGGTGGTGTGGATCCTGCGGTCTTACTTCCAGGACCTGCCGGAGGATCTCGAACAGGCCGCGCTGCTCGACGGCTACACCCGCAAACGCGCCTTCCTCATGGTGGCGCTGCCGATCGTGCGGCCGGGTATCGCCGCTGCCGCGCTGCTGGCCTTCATCTTCGCGTGGAACAACTACGTCTTCCCGCTGATTCTGGCCGACACCAACGCCGGCACCGTCACGGTCGCGATCACGAAGTTCCTCGGCGGCGGCGGTCAGGCGTACTACAACCTCACGGCCGCCGCGGCCATCATCGCGGCTCTTCCGCCCCTGATCCTGGCGTTGACCATTCAGCGCTACCTGGTGCGGGGCCTGTCATTCGGGGCGGTGAAAGCCTGA
- a CDS encoding ABC transporter ATP-binding protein, whose protein sequence is MATLSISGLRKAFGNTKAVDGVTVDVGDGEFFVILGPSGAGKTTTLKSVAGLVDIDGGTVHIGGRDVTRVEPYHRNVAMAFESYALYPQKTVSENLASPLKSGRTGRYTEAERTERIKQVTTTLGIDHLLQRYPRELSNGQRQRVALGRVLVRPADIYLLDEPLSHLDAKLRAAMRAELKQLGAMSNTTTLYVTHDYQEALALGDRIAVMREGRLVQIGTPEEIWRRPADTFVARALGQPEINLLDGVVDDGRIRLGDGSLDVAIPADATVDRGDRVRVGLRPSDIHVTSGEGSLAGRVKLAERLGRNIELTVDCGGTELIVLTSGRHGVGEGDDVTMTVADSDVHVFAVGDGDTARLGPVDHASTLEAAQ, encoded by the coding sequence ATGGCCACATTATCGATCTCCGGCCTGCGCAAGGCATTCGGCAACACCAAGGCGGTCGACGGAGTGACGGTCGACGTCGGCGACGGCGAGTTCTTCGTCATCCTGGGGCCCAGTGGCGCCGGCAAGACGACGACGCTCAAGTCGGTGGCGGGTCTCGTCGACATCGACGGCGGGACGGTGCACATCGGCGGACGCGACGTCACCCGCGTCGAGCCGTACCACCGCAACGTCGCGATGGCGTTCGAGAGTTACGCGCTGTACCCGCAGAAGACGGTGAGCGAGAACCTGGCGTCGCCGCTCAAGTCGGGCCGCACCGGTCGCTACACCGAGGCCGAGCGCACCGAGCGCATCAAACAGGTCACCACCACGCTGGGCATCGACCACCTGCTGCAGCGTTACCCGCGGGAACTGTCCAACGGCCAGCGCCAGCGGGTGGCGTTGGGCCGGGTGCTGGTGCGCCCCGCCGACATCTACCTGCTCGACGAGCCGTTGAGCCACCTCGACGCCAAGCTGCGCGCCGCGATGCGCGCCGAACTCAAACAGCTCGGGGCGATGTCGAACACGACGACGCTCTACGTCACCCACGACTACCAGGAGGCGCTGGCGCTGGGCGACCGCATCGCGGTGATGCGCGAGGGCCGGCTGGTGCAGATCGGCACCCCCGAGGAGATCTGGCGCAGGCCCGCCGATACCTTCGTCGCGCGCGCGCTCGGCCAGCCGGAGATCAACCTGCTCGACGGTGTCGTCGACGACGGCCGGATCCGGCTGGGGGATGGTTCGCTGGACGTCGCGATACCGGCCGACGCCACCGTGGACCGCGGCGACCGGGTCCGGGTGGGGTTGCGTCCCAGCGACATCCACGTCACCAGTGGCGAAGGGTCGCTGGCCGGACGGGTCAAGCTGGCCGAGCGGCTGGGCCGCAACATCGAGTTGACGGTCGACTGCGGCGGCACGGAGCTGATCGTGCTGACCTCGGGCCGCCACGGTGTCGGGGAGGGCGACGACGTCACGATGACGGTCGCGGACTCCGATGTCCACGTCTTCGCCGTCGGCGACGGCGACACCGCGCGACTGGGACCGGTCGATCACGCATCCACCCTGGAGGCAGCACAGTGA